In one window of Coralliovum pocilloporae DNA:
- a CDS encoding GGDEF domain-containing protein, producing MQKWVKRQPGGGAAANSVLELTFDIEEPVAFSRLFLEEILSATNYALQPIVDVNTGAVYAYEALLRGHQALGFNQISEIFDTAYEHDCLVELEIGLRKKAVSKYADLPNAKDLKLFVNLDGRVLNAPNRLHIETTRMLAAHNLPKSALCVELSEQHKNSEANNAQDQMDLMRENGFRLALDDFGQGFSELKLLYDIEPDYVKIDRFFIKDIHTTSRKKLFVATVTNLAHVLGASVVAEGVETAEEFLACRQIGCDLIQGYFVERPFLDTDLAMKSYHHVRLATRSERRGKESDSQLIREEMSWVKPITDTAEIADVFDQFRESKAEPCVPIVDQHGEPRAIIREADMKHYIYSEFGRDLLMNKGLGKPLQRFQSRCPVADINSDVDTMLEIFANNAIETDGIILTDHGQYAGLLSAQSLLKIINEKRFKQAQDQNPLTKLPGNQSIHDFVASSSEQADTDRAYCYFDFNNFKPFNDRYGFRQGDRAIILFADLLKKAFGQGAFLGHVGGDDFFAGFKNADQALIRQQVETLLTTFEQDIKSFYDPEDRKAEYLEGQDRSGRPARFPLMRCCGAILTISKGVPVHATNHLSQAIAELKSISKLSENGLAIRDYSPAPNADDN from the coding sequence ATGCAGAAGTGGGTAAAACGGCAGCCAGGTGGTGGCGCTGCGGCGAACAGCGTTCTTGAGCTGACTTTCGATATTGAGGAACCGGTTGCCTTCAGCAGGCTGTTTCTCGAAGAAATTCTGTCCGCTACAAATTATGCATTACAGCCAATCGTGGATGTCAATACAGGCGCAGTATACGCCTATGAAGCTTTGCTGCGCGGCCACCAGGCACTCGGTTTCAACCAGATTTCCGAAATCTTCGACACCGCCTATGAACATGACTGTCTTGTGGAGCTGGAAATCGGTCTGCGGAAGAAGGCCGTCAGCAAATATGCTGACCTTCCTAACGCGAAAGACCTCAAACTCTTTGTCAATCTGGACGGGCGGGTACTCAATGCGCCCAACCGGCTGCATATAGAAACAACGCGCATGCTGGCGGCACATAACCTCCCGAAGTCCGCTTTATGTGTCGAGTTGTCGGAACAGCACAAGAACTCAGAAGCCAACAATGCACAGGATCAGATGGACCTGATGCGGGAAAACGGCTTCCGTTTGGCACTTGATGATTTTGGACAGGGCTTTTCAGAACTGAAGCTCCTCTATGACATTGAGCCGGATTATGTGAAAATCGACCGGTTTTTCATAAAGGATATCCATACCACATCACGCAAGAAGCTGTTTGTGGCAACTGTTACCAATCTCGCACATGTTCTGGGTGCCAGCGTGGTGGCAGAAGGTGTTGAAACAGCCGAAGAGTTTCTCGCCTGCCGACAGATCGGCTGCGATCTCATCCAGGGTTATTTCGTTGAGCGGCCATTCCTCGATACAGACCTGGCCATGAAGAGCTATCATCATGTACGCCTTGCCACCCGGTCCGAACGACGGGGCAAGGAAAGTGATTCCCAGCTTATCCGCGAGGAAATGAGTTGGGTAAAACCGATCACAGATACTGCTGAAATCGCTGATGTCTTTGACCAGTTCAGGGAGAGCAAAGCAGAGCCCTGTGTCCCGATTGTCGACCAGCATGGCGAGCCGCGGGCCATCATCCGTGAAGCCGACATGAAGCACTATATCTATTCCGAGTTCGGTCGCGATCTTCTGATGAACAAGGGTTTGGGGAAACCTCTGCAGCGTTTCCAGTCCCGCTGTCCCGTGGCCGATATCAACAGCGATGTGGATACAATGCTGGAGATCTTCGCGAACAACGCAATCGAGACAGACGGCATCATCCTGACGGATCATGGGCAATATGCAGGCTTGCTGTCTGCCCAGTCGCTGCTCAAAATCATTAACGAGAAGCGCTTCAAGCAAGCGCAGGACCAGAACCCGCTGACCAAGCTGCCGGGCAACCAGTCCATTCATGATTTTGTAGCCTCCTCTTCGGAGCAGGCCGATACAGATCGGGCCTATTGCTATTTCGATTTCAACAATTTCAAACCATTCAACGATCGCTACGGATTCCGTCAGGGTGACCGGGCGATCATCCTCTTTGCTGACCTGCTCAAGAAGGCCTTTGGCCAGGGTGCGTTCCTGGGTCATGTGGGTGGAGATGACTTCTTTGCTGGCTTCAAGAATGCCGATCAAGCCCTGATCCGCCAGCAGGTTGAGACGCTCCTGACCACTTTTGAGCAGGACATCAAGTCCTTCTACGATCCGGAGGATCGGAAAGCGGAATATCTGGAAGGCCAGGACAGATCAGGACGCCCTGCCCGTTTCCCGCTGATGCGGTGCTGTGGTGCTATCCTGACCATTTCAAAAGGGGTACCGGTTCATGCCACCAACCACCTGTCACAGGCGATTGCAGAACTGAAGTCTATCTCGAAGCTGTCCGAGAACGGTCTTGCGATCAGGGACTACAGTCCTGCCCCGAACGCGGATGACAACTGA
- the rpsD gene encoding 30S ribosomal protein S4, protein MSKRHSAKYKLDRRMGENIWGRPKSPANRREYGPGQHGQRRRGKLSDFGIQLRAKQKLKGYYGNILEKSFRKIYDEAVRLKGDTPANLIGLLESRLDSIVYRAKFVPTMFAARQFINHGHVMVNGRKVNIASYRCRVGDVIEVREKSKQLVIVLESVASAERDVPDYVDADHNKMVATFSRVPQLNDVPYPVVMEPNLVVEFYSR, encoded by the coding sequence ATGTCAAAGCGCCATAGTGCTAAGTATAAACTTGATCGCCGCATGGGCGAAAATATCTGGGGTCGTCCGAAGAGCCCAGCCAACCGTCGTGAATACGGCCCGGGCCAGCATGGTCAGCGTCGCCGCGGCAAGCTGTCGGACTTCGGTATCCAGCTGCGTGCCAAGCAGAAGCTGAAAGGCTATTACGGCAACATCCTCGAGAAATCTTTCCGCAAGATCTATGATGAAGCTGTCCGTCTTAAAGGCGATACACCTGCAAACCTGATTGGTCTGCTGGAGAGCCGTCTGGATTCGATCGTTTATCGTGCGAAATTCGTTCCGACAATGTTTGCTGCCCGTCAGTTCATCAACCACGGTCACGTCATGGTCAATGGCCGCAAGGTCAACATTGCCAGCTACCGTTGCCGCGTTGGTGATGTCATCGAAGTGCGCGAAAAATCCAAGCAGCTCGTTATCGTTCTGGAATCTGTTGCCAGTGCCGAGCGTGACGTTCCGGATTACGTTGATGCAGACCACAACAAAATGGTCGCAACCTTCAGCCGTGTACCGCAGCTGAACGACGTTCCTTATCCGGTTGTGATGGAACCAAACCTGGTGGTCGAATTCTACTCCCGCTAA
- a CDS encoding YrbL family protein, which translates to MLNHSEPLRLSSHKPLSHGSESTVYYYPENPDWLVKVMVPSRQNAGKDKAKKWYKRFRRDQTHRYALRQVNEYLSYQYRGKSHLRIFADFVGFVETDLGFGLVVQRVQNFNGETSETLEEVVRREGITPDILEIIDTYCAILSEHQIVMVDIRARNLMVVVAENGQRRLVAIDSFGERNLIPMATNIKWWNTRHIQRHRQQLMDELARLAL; encoded by the coding sequence ATGCTCAATCATTCAGAACCTTTGCGGCTTTCATCTCACAAGCCGCTCTCTCATGGTTCAGAGAGCACTGTTTATTATTACCCGGAAAACCCGGACTGGCTTGTCAAGGTGATGGTGCCCAGTCGGCAGAATGCCGGCAAAGACAAAGCCAAGAAATGGTACAAACGCTTTCGAAGAGATCAGACTCACCGCTATGCACTCAGGCAGGTCAATGAGTATCTGTCTTACCAGTACAGGGGCAAATCTCACCTGAGGATATTCGCGGACTTCGTTGGGTTTGTGGAAACCGATCTCGGGTTTGGGCTGGTCGTTCAAAGAGTTCAGAACTTCAATGGAGAAACCTCGGAAACCCTTGAAGAGGTTGTCCGCCGTGAAGGTATCACTCCGGATATCCTTGAGATCATAGATACATATTGCGCAATTCTGTCTGAGCATCAGATTGTCATGGTGGACATCCGCGCCCGCAATCTCATGGTCGTCGTAGCAGAAAACGGCCAGCGCCGCCTCGTTGCCATTGACAGCTTCGGTGAACGCAATCTGATCCCGATGGCCACCAATATCAAATGGTGGAACACGCGCCATATCCAGCGACACAGGCAGCAACTGATGGACGAGCTGGCCCGACTTGCCCTTTAG
- a CDS encoding RNA methyltransferase — protein sequence MAQPVSPSGLTKSPAIILVEPQMGENIGAAARAMANFGLVDLRLVNPRDGWPNERAIASASGATHITDRTRVYDTTEEAVADLSFVMATTRRERDMLKVVRGPVEATSILAGYEQAGSRTGLLFGRERWGLTNEEVALADEIVTLPVDPKFASLNIAQAVLVMSYEWRKVVLGEEEVTPFSTPDAIQAAPKADLIRMFEHLERALDAVNFFRPPEKKPSIVRNLRTMLQRAQFSEQEIRTLRGVIAALEKRETRPSAQKSDESAD from the coding sequence ATGGCCCAACCTGTATCACCCTCCGGATTGACCAAGTCTCCTGCAATTATTCTTGTTGAACCACAAATGGGCGAGAATATTGGTGCGGCAGCCCGTGCCATGGCGAATTTTGGTCTGGTGGACCTGCGTCTGGTCAACCCGCGCGATGGATGGCCGAATGAGCGCGCCATAGCGTCTGCAAGTGGTGCAACGCATATCACTGACCGTACGCGTGTCTATGACACCACGGAAGAGGCGGTAGCGGATCTCTCATTTGTCATGGCCACCACCCGTCGGGAGCGGGATATGTTGAAAGTGGTTCGTGGACCGGTTGAGGCGACATCCATCCTGGCCGGTTATGAGCAGGCCGGATCGCGAACGGGGCTTTTGTTTGGTCGTGAACGGTGGGGGCTGACCAATGAGGAAGTGGCGCTGGCTGATGAAATCGTCACGCTGCCGGTCGATCCGAAATTTGCGTCACTGAATATTGCACAGGCTGTGCTCGTCATGTCCTATGAATGGCGCAAGGTGGTTCTGGGTGAGGAGGAGGTGACGCCGTTCTCCACGCCGGATGCTATCCAGGCGGCACCGAAAGCTGATCTGATCCGGATGTTCGAACATCTGGAACGTGCACTGGATGCGGTGAATTTCTTCAGACCACCTGAAAAGAAACCATCTATCGTTCGGAACCTCAGAACCATGCTGCAACGCGCGCAGTTCTCCGAGCAGGAAATCCGGACCCTGCGCGGTGTGATTGCGGCTCTTGAGAAACGGGAAACCAGACCGTCTGCGCAGAAATCCGACGAGAGCGCTGACTAG
- the murI gene encoding glutamate racemase produces the protein MSFDPGMANPRLLVFDSGIGGLSVLRSIRAEMPEAVVTYLADDAGFPYGDWGELALTNRIVRIMEKAIALFMPHCVVIACNTASTLVLPALRSRFDVPFVGTVPAIKPAAEQTRTGMVSVLATPGTVKRDYTFDLIRDFASDIRISLVGASGLARLAENYVTGGEVQTEALLEEIRPCFVELDGKRTDTVVLGCTHYPFLLKPMADMAPWPVIWIDPSDAIARRVKDLIIYHGLSDWKSEDESLFTATSGRQPPAQVMDLIGSMRLQVRNFRQLSSAFGAGL, from the coding sequence ATGAGTTTTGACCCTGGGATGGCGAATCCCCGCCTCCTTGTCTTCGATTCTGGTATTGGCGGCCTGTCCGTGCTGCGGTCTATTCGAGCTGAAATGCCGGAAGCTGTTGTGACCTATCTGGCGGATGATGCCGGTTTTCCCTATGGGGACTGGGGCGAACTTGCTTTGACCAACCGCATTGTGCGGATCATGGAAAAAGCCATCGCGCTGTTCATGCCCCATTGCGTGGTGATCGCCTGCAATACCGCGTCTACGCTGGTTCTGCCCGCCCTGCGGTCGCGGTTTGATGTTCCTTTTGTTGGAACCGTCCCTGCGATTAAGCCTGCGGCAGAGCAGACCAGGACAGGTATGGTCAGTGTTCTGGCAACCCCGGGAACCGTCAAACGGGACTATACATTCGATCTTATCCGGGACTTTGCGTCTGATATCAGGATAAGTCTTGTGGGGGCATCAGGTCTCGCGCGTCTGGCTGAAAACTATGTCACAGGCGGTGAGGTTCAGACAGAAGCCCTGCTTGAGGAAATCAGGCCCTGCTTTGTCGAACTGGATGGCAAAAGAACCGATACAGTGGTTCTTGGCTGCACCCATTATCCGTTTCTGCTGAAACCTATGGCCGATATGGCGCCCTGGCCTGTGATCTGGATCGATCCGTCAGATGCCATAGCAAGGCGGGTCAAGGATCTGATCATCTATCATGGCCTGTCTGACTGGAAGAGTGAGGATGAGAGCCTGTTTACTGCCACAAGCGGAAGGCAGCCACCTGCTCAGGTGATGGACCTGATTGGCTCGATGCGGTTGCAGGTGCGTAATTTCCGTCAGTTGTCATCCGCGTTCGGGGCAGGACTGTAG
- the ttcA gene encoding tRNA 2-thiocytidine(32) synthetase TtcA, giving the protein MADAVVTQDDCHPLFVETPDSVGFKKLRKRLVRQTRQALDDYGMVKPGSKWLVCMSGGKDSFGLLSVLLDLKWRGLLPVDLVAANLDQGQPGFPSHVLPEFFERYRIPYHIERRDTYSVVTSKIPESQTYCSLCSRLRRGHLYRVAREMGCDAIVLGHHRDDIVETFFLNLFHGGRLAAMPPKLLNEEGDLLVLRPLAYCAEQDLEKFSQAMEFPIIPCDLCGSQDGLQRQQVKAMLQEWERQAPGRSQVIFRALTNTRPAHLLDRSLFDFMNLTPSKELDEADGCNAVDAMLDAFRVP; this is encoded by the coding sequence ATGGCCGATGCAGTCGTAACGCAGGATGATTGTCATCCGCTGTTTGTCGAAACGCCCGACAGTGTTGGCTTCAAGAAACTCCGCAAACGGCTGGTTCGGCAGACGCGCCAGGCTCTCGATGATTATGGCATGGTCAAGCCAGGTTCAAAGTGGCTGGTCTGCATGTCGGGAGGGAAGGACTCCTTTGGCCTTTTGTCTGTACTGCTCGACCTGAAATGGCGGGGACTCCTGCCGGTCGATCTGGTGGCCGCTAATCTGGATCAGGGCCAGCCCGGTTTCCCGTCTCATGTACTGCCTGAGTTTTTTGAGCGTTACAGGATCCCGTATCATATCGAACGCCGTGATACATATTCGGTTGTCACCTCGAAGATCCCGGAAAGTCAGACATACTGCTCCCTGTGTTCGAGGCTCAGGAGAGGGCACCTTTACAGGGTTGCCCGGGAAATGGGCTGCGATGCAATTGTTCTTGGCCACCATCGGGATGATATTGTTGAGACGTTTTTCCTCAACCTTTTCCATGGCGGGCGACTGGCTGCGATGCCTCCGAAACTGTTGAATGAGGAGGGGGATCTTCTGGTCCTGCGGCCGCTTGCCTATTGCGCGGAGCAGGATCTGGAGAAATTTTCCCAAGCCATGGAATTCCCGATTATTCCATGTGATCTCTGTGGCTCTCAGGACGGCCTGCAGCGTCAACAGGTCAAGGCCATGCTTCAGGAGTGGGAGAGGCAGGCTCCGGGGCGCTCTCAGGTGATTTTCAGGGCACTGACGAATACAAGGCCTGCCCATCTCCTGGACAGGTCTCTGTTTGACTTTATGAATCTCACTCCGTCAAAAGAGCTCGATGAAGCTGACGGCTGTAATGCGGTGGACGCGATGCTGGACGCGTTCCGGGTGCCCTAA